A region from the Halonatronomonas betaini genome encodes:
- a CDS encoding phosphoribosylanthranilate isomerase, which yields MKQPTEISQQPTKIRQQSTKIKICGLTNHQDIKAAVNNSVDALGFILAESPRQVSITQARELTASLPPFIARVAVVVNPDQSRLDEIIASRIFTAIQFHGSEDPSIFRDIPLQTIKAISISDQSDLKEVTKYQGQADYLLFDTKVGSQTGGTGKSFDWSLLASKELNQNYILAGGLGPANINAALDRLQPAAVDLNSRLEAAPGRKDPELIRETVDIIKSYNAGNALNSNSPINN from the coding sequence ATGAAACAGCCAACTGAAATAAGTCAGCAACCAACTAAAATAAGGCAGCAATCAACTAAGATTAAAATCTGCGGCCTGACCAATCATCAGGATATTAAAGCAGCAGTTAATAACAGTGTCGATGCCCTGGGCTTCATCCTGGCCGAAAGCCCAAGGCAGGTCAGCATAACCCAGGCCAGAGAATTAACTGCCAGTCTGCCTCCCTTTATCGCCAGGGTGGCCGTCGTTGTCAATCCTGATCAATCCAGATTGGACGAAATTATTGCCAGCAGGATATTCACAGCAATCCAGTTTCATGGCAGTGAAGACCCTTCAATTTTCAGGGATATTCCGCTCCAGACAATTAAGGCAATCTCTATTTCAGATCAGTCAGATCTAAAGGAAGTCACTAAATATCAGGGTCAGGCCGACTATCTCTTATTTGACACAAAAGTTGGCAGCCAGACAGGGGGCACAGGCAAAAGCTTCGACTGGAGCCTGCTTGCCAGCAAAGAACTCAACCAGAATTATATACTGGCAGGTGGCCTCGGTCCGGCTAATATCAATGCAGCTCTGGACAGGCTGCAACCGGCAGCAGTGGATCTAAATAGTCGCCTGGAGGCAGCCCCAGGCAGAAAAGATCCAGAATTGATCCGTGAAACAGTCGATATAATCAAAAGTTACAATGCAGGAAATGCCCTGAACAGCAATAGTCCTATTAACAATTAG
- the trpC gene encoding indole-3-glycerol phosphate synthase TrpC produces the protein MILDKIIAEKSREVAELKQAGKHRSLKTRLAEPGLSLIAEIKKASPSKGLIQKDFQPKSQALAYQKAGASAISVLTDKKFFQGSNQVLIDVREVTELPVLRKEFIIDPIQIYQSFFIGADVILLIAAVLDQDQLNQFLAIASELNLEAIVEVHNLEELERVLNTSAKIIGINNRNLKTFNVDLKTTEKLVNHLKSSGRRNDYYLIAESGIKTKADIDYLKELAVDGVLIGETLMKAADPEAKIDQLGLKKGVLDETAN, from the coding sequence ATGATCCTGGATAAGATTATTGCAGAAAAAAGCAGAGAAGTCGCAGAACTCAAGCAAGCCGGCAAACACAGGTCATTAAAGACCAGACTTGCTGAGCCTGGCCTCAGCCTGATAGCCGAGATCAAAAAGGCATCGCCGAGCAAAGGCCTTATCCAGAAAGACTTCCAGCCTAAAAGTCAGGCACTAGCCTATCAAAAGGCCGGGGCCTCGGCAATCTCAGTCCTGACAGACAAGAAATTTTTCCAGGGCAGCAACCAGGTTTTAATAGATGTCAGAGAGGTCACAGAACTGCCAGTCTTAAGAAAAGAATTCATCATAGATCCAATCCAGATCTATCAGAGCTTCTTTATCGGGGCAGATGTAATCCTCTTGATTGCAGCAGTTTTAGATCAGGACCAGCTAAACCAATTTCTGGCCATCGCCTCAGAACTAAACCTGGAGGCAATCGTAGAAGTCCATAACCTGGAAGAATTAGAGCGAGTCCTTAATACCAGTGCAAAGATTATCGGCATCAACAATCGGAATCTTAAAACCTTCAATGTCGATCTTAAAACAACAGAAAAACTTGTAAATCACTTAAAGTCCAGCGGCCGTCGCAATGATTATTACCTGATAGCTGAAAGCGGAATTAAAACTAAAGCAGATATAGATTATTTAAAAGAGCTGGCAGTTGATGGCGTCCTGATTGGCGAAACCCTAATGAAGGCAGCCGATCCAGAGGCCAAAATCGATCAACTGGGCTTAAAGAAAGGAGTATTAGATGAAACAGCCAACTGA
- the trpD gene encoding anthranilate phosphoribosyltransferase, which produces MFNKHLEKVVSRENLTLKEMESAMDMIMEGETTDSQLAGFLVGLRMKGETIAEITGAASVMRAKAAPVNTEATNLIDSCGTGGDGKGTFNISTTTALVMAAGGLNVAKHGNRSVSSKSGSADLLEALGVRIDLNPEEAASCLEKAGISFLFAPNFHQAMRHAVGPRKEIGLRTIFNILGPLTNPARTDYQILGVYKEELVEPLVHVLKNLGLKSAMVVHGAGGIDELSLAGLNKTFYLKDSQVKEYNFQPEEAGLKKAPLSAILGGGVEKNKKITLDILKGKPGPQRDVILLNSAAAFMIAGKVDDLKEGAEYAASLIDSGSARKKLQELISCSNEVAV; this is translated from the coding sequence GTGTTTAATAAACATTTAGAGAAAGTAGTCAGTAGAGAGAATCTAACCTTAAAAGAGATGGAATCTGCAATGGATATGATCATGGAAGGTGAGACAACAGATAGCCAGCTGGCCGGATTTCTGGTCGGCCTGCGAATGAAAGGCGAGACCATCGCTGAAATCACCGGTGCGGCTTCAGTCATGAGAGCTAAAGCTGCTCCAGTTAATACAGAGGCCACTAACTTAATCGATAGCTGTGGAACCGGCGGTGATGGCAAGGGCACCTTTAATATTTCAACAACAACTGCCCTGGTCATGGCAGCCGGTGGCCTAAATGTAGCCAAACATGGCAATCGCTCCGTCTCATCTAAAAGCGGCAGTGCCGACCTACTGGAGGCCCTGGGAGTCAGGATAGACCTAAATCCAGAAGAGGCAGCCAGCTGTCTCGAAAAGGCTGGCATCTCATTCCTATTTGCCCCAAACTTTCACCAGGCCATGCGCCATGCAGTTGGCCCCAGAAAGGAGATAGGCTTAAGAACAATCTTTAATATCCTGGGCCCATTAACCAACCCGGCCAGGACCGACTATCAGATCCTCGGGGTCTATAAAGAAGAATTAGTCGAGCCATTAGTTCATGTTCTCAAAAACCTTGGCCTGAAATCAGCAATGGTAGTCCATGGAGCCGGCGGTATAGACGAGCTCTCCCTGGCCGGCTTAAATAAAACTTTCTATTTAAAGGACAGCCAGGTCAAAGAATATAATTTCCAGCCAGAGGAGGCCGGCCTAAAGAAGGCGCCCCTTAGCGCAATTCTAGGCGGCGGAGTCGAAAAAAATAAGAAGATCACCTTAGATATCCTAAAGGGAAAGCCTGGGCCTCAAAGAGATGTAATACTCCTCAATTCGGCAGCAGCATTTATGATAGCCGGCAAAGTTGATGACCTCAAAGAGGGAGCAGAATACGCAGCCAGCCTTATCGATTCAGGCTCGGCCAGAAAAAAGCTACAGGAACTAATCAGCTGCAGCAACGAGGTGGCAGTCTAA
- a CDS encoding anthranilate synthase component II: MILVIDNFDSFTYNLVHILERYDEVKVYRNNSITIKEIKELKPDNILISPGPGRPEDAGISKDLIKEFKGEIPIIGICLGHQCIGEVFGSEIIKAPRIFHGKISKIKIASQTSQDRLFNKIPDNFTATRYHSLIINRDNFPADLKILAETGAGEIMAIKHKDYNIYGLQFHPESILTETGQQLLENLINHRSDKNLINQKNNKNPINNRSDASV; this comes from the coding sequence TTGATCTTAGTAATAGATAATTTTGACTCCTTTACATATAACTTAGTCCATATATTAGAGAGATATGATGAGGTAAAAGTCTATCGGAATAACAGCATCACCATTAAAGAGATAAAGGAACTAAAGCCAGATAATATCCTGATCTCACCAGGTCCAGGCAGGCCAGAGGATGCCGGTATCTCAAAGGATCTGATCAAAGAGTTTAAAGGCGAGATTCCAATCATCGGCATCTGCCTTGGCCATCAATGTATCGGCGAGGTCTTTGGCAGTGAGATCATCAAAGCTCCCCGGATTTTCCATGGCAAAATCTCTAAAATCAAAATTGCCAGCCAGACTAGTCAGGACAGGTTATTTAATAAGATTCCAGATAATTTCACAGCCACCAGGTACCATTCCCTAATTATCAATAGAGATAATTTTCCAGCTGACCTAAAAATCCTGGCCGAAACAGGAGCTGGCGAGATCATGGCAATCAAGCATAAAGATTACAATATCTATGGCCTCCAGTTTCACCCGGAATCAATTCTAACAGAAACAGGCCAGCAATTACTGGAAAACTTAATCAATCACAGAAGTGACAAAAACCTAATCAACCAGAAAAATAATAAAAATCCTATCAACAACAGGAGTGATGCCAGTGTTTAA
- a CDS encoding anthranilate synthase component I family protein, whose amino-acid sequence MLKLKEYLELAEEYNIIPIYQEIIADTETPISLYQKLSGQKEYSYLLESTENDRYSFIGLEPAAIYRNYNDTIEITRNGSTVTKDQDFIEYLQDYLAEIKVYQREELPPFTGGFVGYFNYEMIEKWEDIYHKEPGKELMKGDKPLSLLVETQVIVACDHLNNRVKIINNLKVSESLSLTEKKEIYSQGISEIERVKALIDSPVPDTKNLKANSPAKSPEATGNAGQFNLKSNIEQVEFQEMVKRAKEHIIEGDIFQIVLSQKFSVKNQIPPFNIYRALRSTNPSPYSFYLNFPEIKIIGSSPEVLVRVRDRQVMTRPLAGTRPRGSNKKEDLNLAADLKSDEKERSEHTMLLDLGRNDLSRIAAPGTVEVTELMEVEYFSRVMHLVSQVEAELKPGYDSLDALKANFPAGTVSGAPKIKAVELIDNIEKEARGVYAGTVAYLSFNGNLDSCITIRTFSLEDGILNLQVGAGIVADSDPATEYQETLNKGQALFEALKIATGGGDFDLSNR is encoded by the coding sequence ATGCTTAAACTTAAAGAATACCTGGAATTAGCAGAAGAATACAACATAATCCCAATCTATCAGGAAATAATAGCAGATACTGAAACCCCGATTTCTTTATATCAGAAACTATCTGGCCAAAAAGAGTACAGCTATCTTTTAGAAAGTACCGAGAATGACCGGTATTCCTTTATCGGGCTGGAACCGGCAGCCATCTACAGAAATTATAACGATACAATCGAAATAACCAGAAATGGCAGTACTGTAACTAAAGATCAGGATTTCATTGAATATCTCCAGGACTACCTGGCCGAGATTAAAGTCTATCAGAGAGAAGAACTGCCACCATTTACTGGTGGCTTTGTCGGCTATTTCAATTATGAGATGATCGAAAAATGGGAAGATATCTACCATAAAGAACCAGGAAAAGAGCTAATGAAAGGCGATAAACCCTTAAGCCTGCTTGTTGAAACACAGGTTATTGTGGCCTGTGACCACCTCAATAACAGAGTGAAGATCATCAACAACCTAAAGGTAAGTGAAAGCCTGAGTTTAACTGAAAAGAAAGAGATCTATAGCCAGGGGATATCAGAGATAGAAAGAGTTAAAGCCCTGATCGACTCACCTGTACCTGATACCAAAAACTTAAAAGCCAATTCTCCAGCTAAATCTCCAGAAGCCACCGGTAATGCAGGCCAGTTCAACTTAAAATCAAATATTGAACAGGTTGAATTCCAGGAAATGGTCAAAAGGGCTAAAGAACATATCATAGAAGGCGATATTTTTCAGATCGTCCTCTCCCAGAAATTTTCAGTCAAAAATCAAATCCCACCCTTTAATATCTATCGGGCTCTGCGATCGACCAACCCATCGCCATATTCGTTTTATTTAAATTTCCCGGAGATAAAGATTATTGGCTCATCCCCTGAAGTTCTGGTCAGGGTCAGGGATCGCCAGGTAATGACCAGGCCGCTGGCCGGTACCAGACCCCGGGGCAGCAATAAAAAGGAAGATCTCAACCTGGCAGCTGATCTTAAAAGTGATGAGAAAGAGCGATCCGAACATACCATGCTTTTAGATCTAGGCCGAAATGACTTAAGCAGGATAGCAGCTCCAGGAACAGTTGAGGTTACAGAGCTGATGGAGGTCGAATACTTCTCCAGAGTCATGCATCTTGTCTCTCAGGTGGAGGCAGAACTAAAACCAGGTTATGATAGCCTGGATGCCCTGAAGGCCAACTTTCCGGCAGGTACAGTCTCAGGAGCCCCTAAAATTAAAGCAGTTGAACTAATAGATAATATCGAAAAAGAGGCCAGAGGAGTCTATGCCGGTACCGTTGCCTATCTCAGTTTCAATGGCAACTTAGATAGCTGCATAACAATCAGAACCTTCTCCCTGGAAGATGGAATCCTCAATCTCCAGGTAGGAGCTGGCATTGTCGCAGATTCTGACCCGGCCACAGAATACCAGGAGACCTTAAATAAAGGCCAGGCCCTCTTTGAAGCCCTGAAGATAGCAACAGGAGGTGGCGATTTTGATCTTAGTAATAGATAA
- a CDS encoding bifunctional 2',3'-cyclic-nucleotide 2'-phosphodiesterase/3'-nucleotidase, which produces MSEINNNEQEEFEPEEKPEKLTEKSINRRDFIAMSGKVVAGAYLATAGLDSLSASAEETNSLNIITTTDEHQYILPYNYMDDAEDQGIGLSKAYSLIEEEKAEHENTILVSNGDVIQGSIIGDYEFRIDPLAEGETQTIVNIFNELGYEMAAVGNHEVQDYGLGFFDSAVAGADFPWLAANMRVAGSDETYVDSYKIVEKEIDGETVRIGFIGFIPPPTMRWGREHLDGEVEIDGIAETAERIVPEVRDQADIVIALAHTGIDDTRGGNEGVDLAQVDGFDAFIFGHDHNFLPGDYEHIEMVDSEIGLINGVPAVMAGSWGRAIGIVDLELMKENGQWRLAEAGVRLREIDEDTPSSERIEDMAADIHAEALDYIRTPITEADEPFTSFFARVKDAAITQIINEAQLNYGRNFVEANPEYEDYGVLAAAAPFRFGREGPRDFTQVSDEIRISDVNDIYMFPNEIRIVEFDGQMVLDWLEYTASNFNQIDPDSDERQYLINDNFPGYNWDIIEGIEYEIDITQPQGERIVNATYEGEPLNEDQNFLVVTNDHRASGGGEFPHLEGETIIYSTPTTHQEIIIEFLDEHDPVEASNNWRIVPFDYQGELIVRSHPEGAEYIEQRNLGFIEYLETDGDGWGIYRFIFED; this is translated from the coding sequence ATGTCTGAAATTAATAATAATGAGCAGGAAGAGTTTGAACCTGAAGAAAAGCCGGAGAAACTGACTGAAAAGAGTATTAATCGCCGTGACTTTATTGCAATGTCAGGTAAGGTTGTTGCCGGTGCTTATCTGGCCACAGCTGGTTTAGACAGTTTATCTGCCAGTGCTGAAGAGACTAATAGCCTCAATATTATAACCACCACTGATGAGCATCAATATATACTTCCATATAATTATATGGATGATGCCGAGGATCAGGGCATTGGCTTATCTAAGGCTTATAGTCTTATCGAGGAAGAAAAGGCTGAACATGAGAATACTATCCTGGTCTCCAATGGCGATGTGATTCAGGGAAGTATTATCGGGGATTATGAGTTCAGGATTGATCCGTTAGCTGAAGGCGAGACTCAGACTATTGTTAATATCTTTAATGAATTAGGCTATGAGATGGCTGCAGTCGGTAACCATGAGGTCCAGGATTATGGACTTGGTTTTTTTGATAGTGCTGTTGCCGGTGCTGATTTTCCATGGCTGGCAGCCAATATGAGAGTTGCTGGCAGCGATGAGACCTATGTTGATTCTTATAAGATCGTTGAAAAAGAGATCGATGGCGAGACAGTTAGAATTGGCTTTATTGGTTTTATTCCTCCTCCAACAATGCGCTGGGGGCGCGAGCACTTAGATGGCGAGGTTGAGATAGATGGGATTGCTGAAACTGCTGAAAGAATAGTCCCTGAGGTTAGAGATCAGGCTGATATTGTAATTGCCCTGGCCCATACCGGTATTGATGATACCAGGGGCGGTAATGAAGGTGTTGATCTGGCCCAGGTTGATGGATTTGACGCATTTATTTTTGGCCATGATCACAATTTCCTTCCAGGTGATTATGAGCATATTGAAATGGTCGACAGTGAAATAGGTTTAATTAACGGTGTTCCGGCGGTAATGGCTGGTTCCTGGGGCCGGGCGATTGGGATTGTTGATCTGGAGCTGATGAAGGAGAATGGCCAGTGGAGACTGGCTGAAGCCGGTGTCAGGTTAAGAGAGATAGACGAGGATACTCCTTCCAGCGAAAGGATTGAAGACATGGCAGCCGATATTCATGCTGAAGCCCTTGACTATATTAGAACTCCAATCACTGAAGCTGATGAGCCATTTACAAGTTTCTTTGCCCGGGTTAAAGATGCCGCTATTACCCAGATAATTAATGAGGCCCAGTTAAATTATGGCCGTAATTTTGTTGAGGCCAACCCTGAATATGAGGATTACGGGGTTTTAGCTGCCGCTGCCCCATTTAGATTTGGTAGAGAGGGTCCTAGAGATTTCACTCAGGTATCTGATGAGATAAGAATTAGTGATGTTAATGATATTTATATGTTCCCAAATGAGATCAGGATTGTTGAATTTGATGGGCAGATGGTTTTAGACTGGCTTGAATATACTGCCAGTAACTTTAATCAGATTGACCCTGATTCTGATGAGAGGCAGTATTTAATCAATGATAATTTCCCTGGTTACAACTGGGATATAATTGAGGGCATTGAATATGAGATCGATATAACTCAGCCTCAGGGTGAAAGAATTGTTAATGCTACCTATGAGGGCGAGCCTCTGAATGAGGACCAGAACTTCCTGGTTGTGACAAATGATCACAGGGCTTCTGGTGGCGGAGAGTTCCCTCATCTTGAAGGTGAGACAATTATATATTCTACACCGACAACTCACCAGGAGATAATTATTGAGTTTCTTGATGAGCATGATCCTGTTGAAGCCAGCAATAACTGGCGGATTGTACCCTTTGACTATCAGGGTGAATTGATTGTCCGGTCACATCCTGAAGGTGCTGAATATATAGAGCAGCGTAATCTTGGGTTTATCGAGTATCTTGAGACTGACGGGGATGGCTGGGGAATTTATCGGTTCATCTTTGAAGATTAA
- the pdxS gene encoding pyridoxal 5'-phosphate synthase lyase subunit PdxS, whose protein sequence is MNEKSKEFIKMTDSFKGGVIMDVINPEQAVIAEEAGAVAVMALERVPADIRKEGGVSRASDPTMIKEIINAVSIPVMAKVRIGHFVEAQVLEAVGVDYIDESEVLTPADEDNHIDKTKFNVPFVCGATNLGEALRRIGEGASMIRTKGEAGTGNVVEAVRHMRTVNSQIRRIASMDSEELMSAAKDHQAPFELIKYVAENGRLPVVNFAAGGVATPADAALMMQLGCDGVFVGSGIFKSGDPAKRAKAIVKATANYDKPEIIAEVSENLGEAMVGINISTLEDNEKMADRGW, encoded by the coding sequence ATGAACGAAAAAAGCAAAGAATTTATCAAGATGACAGATAGCTTCAAAGGTGGCGTCATCATGGATGTAATCAATCCAGAGCAGGCAGTAATTGCCGAGGAGGCCGGAGCCGTGGCAGTTATGGCCTTAGAGAGAGTTCCAGCCGATATTCGCAAGGAAGGCGGAGTATCCAGGGCTTCTGATCCTACAATGATCAAGGAGATAATTAATGCCGTCTCTATACCGGTAATGGCCAAAGTTAGAATCGGCCATTTCGTTGAGGCCCAGGTCTTAGAGGCAGTTGGAGTAGATTATATCGATGAGAGTGAAGTCTTAACCCCTGCCGATGAAGATAATCATATCGATAAAACCAAATTCAATGTCCCCTTTGTCTGTGGTGCAACCAATCTCGGCGAAGCCTTAAGAAGAATCGGTGAAGGTGCAAGTATGATCAGAACCAAAGGTGAAGCCGGTACTGGCAACGTTGTCGAAGCAGTTCGCCATATGCGGACAGTAAATAGCCAGATCAGGAGAATAGCTTCAATGGATAGCGAAGAATTAATGTCAGCAGCTAAAGATCACCAGGCGCCATTCGAATTGATTAAGTATGTTGCAGAAAATGGCCGCCTGCCTGTCGTTAACTTCGCTGCCGGTGGAGTGGCAACTCCAGCCGATGCAGCCCTGATGATGCAGCTTGGTTGTGACGGTGTCTTTGTTGGATCTGGTATCTTTAAATCAGGTGACCCTGCCAAAAGAGCAAAAGCAATCGTCAAGGCAACAGCCAATTATGATAAACCAGAGATTATCGCTGAAGTCTCAGAAAACCTCGGAGAAGCCATGGTCGGAATCAACATTAGCACCTTAGAGGATAATGAAAAGATGGCAGATAGAGGCTGGTGA
- a CDS encoding GntR family transcriptional regulator: MSYQFNDKDPIYIQIKKRLEDQIVNQELTENDQIPSTTEMVNFYQVNHITVSKGVNLLVDEGIIYKKRGIGMFVAEGAREKLLEKRRGDFIDRYIVPMLKEADKLDIDTEELKEMIKAAKESDIDSS, from the coding sequence TTGAGCTATCAATTTAATGATAAAGATCCAATTTATATACAGATCAAAAAGAGATTAGAAGACCAGATAGTCAATCAGGAATTAACTGAAAATGACCAGATCCCTTCAACAACAGAGATGGTTAACTTCTATCAGGTCAACCATATAACCGTCTCTAAAGGTGTCAACTTACTTGTCGATGAAGGTATTATCTATAAAAAAAGAGGAATTGGAATGTTTGTAGCAGAAGGTGCCAGAGAAAAACTCCTGGAAAAGAGGAGAGGAGATTTTATCGACAGATATATTGTCCCGATGCTTAAAGAGGCAGATAAACTCGATATAGATACAGAAGAACTAAAAGAAATGATCAAAGCAGCAAAGGAGAGTGATATAGATAGTTCTTAA
- a CDS encoding ABC transporter permease, giving the protein MFKQYINNTKILSLAFLRDKETVFYVLVLPLLFMLIFGSLYGNGDGRRQDRVLLYFEDTATISQSEIEEVIDANQSLSYRYIDSIEEGEQLLRDYEAETLLRVSGDGLEFSYNPARIQDNPAIEQQSMAIARELDIRRSGLETYLQTEIIDTGNLAGSSQFLSLFPGLIALGLASSGLFVIVELFIYHKEKGVLKRMAASPLSRNSFTFALISSRMPASLLSTALILISSRYIFDVSFNINWFLFIPYIIIGTVIMMGLGALITLFATTADSGFQAANILLTVMIFFSGIYFPIEFLPSYFQQVSRFLPLTYLARGLQQIMGVSQLNPANLAIETGGLLVLSIVLIMIVSKKSSWIAD; this is encoded by the coding sequence ATGTTTAAACAATATATAAACAATACAAAAATCTTGAGCCTGGCTTTCCTCCGGGATAAAGAGACTGTCTTTTATGTTCTGGTCCTGCCCCTATTATTCATGTTAATTTTCGGCTCACTTTATGGCAATGGCGATGGCCGGCGCCAGGATAGAGTACTCCTCTATTTTGAAGATACAGCAACAATTAGCCAGTCAGAGATAGAAGAAGTTATAGATGCCAATCAGAGCCTTAGCTATCGGTATATCGATTCAATCGAAGAAGGCGAGCAGTTATTAAGGGATTACGAGGCCGAAACCCTGCTTAGAGTCAGCGGAGATGGCCTGGAATTCAGCTATAATCCAGCCAGAATCCAGGATAACCCGGCAATCGAGCAGCAGTCAATGGCCATTGCCAGGGAGCTGGATATCAGAAGGTCTGGCCTGGAGACCTACCTCCAGACAGAAATTATTGATACCGGTAACCTTGCTGGCAGCAGTCAGTTCTTATCGCTTTTTCCAGGTCTAATCGCCCTGGGGCTGGCCTCATCAGGTCTATTCGTGATAGTGGAGCTATTTATCTATCATAAAGAAAAGGGAGTCTTAAAGCGAATGGCTGCCTCACCTTTAAGTAGAAACTCCTTTACCTTTGCCCTGATATCCAGCAGAATGCCGGCATCCTTACTCAGTACAGCCCTGATTTTAATATCCAGCAGATACATTTTTGATGTCAGCTTTAATATTAACTGGTTCCTATTTATTCCCTATATTATAATCGGCACAGTCATAATGATGGGGCTGGGTGCCTTAATAACCCTCTTTGCAACAACAGCCGATAGCGGGTTCCAGGCAGCCAATATCCTGCTGACAGTTATGATCTTTTTCTCAGGGATCTATTTCCCAATCGAATTCCTCCCGTCATATTTTCAGCAGGTCAGCCGGTTTTTGCCCTTAACCTATCTGGCCAGAGGCCTGCAGCAGATAATGGGAGTCAGCCAGCTCAATCCGGCCAATCTGGCCATCGAAACAGGAGGCCTGTTAGTACTTTCAATTGTATTAATTATGATAGTCTCTAAAAAAAGCAGCTGGATTGCAGATTAG
- a CDS encoding ABC transporter permease: MLAIKNIFLKHLRKQLRDRYSIFWNLVFPLVLLTILTLIFGGQTGQDISFDISIAMPEIDQESPEETVSYAMIIEDVIRGIEASEDSRWFQFHRQDPEQSSEEFITQEEGFLESGDRHLILKIPGGSLPEPGQIEIYRQPGNQLSNIAADVMNSIINEINREINLAEGNVSRDQLIATTSRQIDVSLTNGEEGSFSIAEFLVPGIILFTFLSSGIQVLVGRISSMRARGILRRYFATPLKPIQYFAGILAFIIVLSIVQVLIIHGWSIFFLDVNLDILNLDFIIYMVFALIVSVSIGFMVLSLVQSRESVGVVSQALTYPMAFLSGIFFEVTGMTGILGLIVVINPMTYLVNGMRDILGVYPSPTSDLLNLIVPAIWLIVSIVISMVKFSWNPGGDS, from the coding sequence ATGCTGGCCATTAAAAATATCTTTCTAAAACACCTTAGAAAACAGCTCCGGGATAGATATTCTATTTTCTGGAATCTCGTCTTCCCCCTTGTTCTCTTAACAATTCTGACCCTGATCTTTGGCGGCCAAACCGGCCAGGATATCAGCTTTGATATTAGCATAGCCATGCCAGAGATAGACCAGGAAAGCCCTGAAGAAACCGTAAGCTATGCCATGATTATAGAAGATGTGATCAGAGGCATTGAAGCTTCAGAGGATAGCCGCTGGTTCCAGTTTCACCGCCAGGACCCTGAGCAATCTTCAGAAGAATTTATAACTCAAGAAGAGGGATTTCTGGAATCAGGTGACCGCCATCTCATCCTAAAAATTCCTGGAGGCAGCCTGCCAGAACCAGGCCAGATCGAGATCTATCGCCAGCCAGGCAACCAGCTTTCGAATATAGCCGCTGATGTCATGAATAGTATAATTAACGAGATTAACCGAGAAATCAACCTGGCTGAGGGCAATGTCAGCAGGGACCAGCTAATTGCAACAACCAGCCGCCAGATAGATGTCAGCCTGACAAATGGAGAAGAGGGCAGTTTCTCAATAGCCGAATTTCTCGTACCAGGAATCATCCTATTCACTTTTTTAAGCTCCGGAATTCAGGTGTTAGTTGGTCGGATTTCATCAATGCGGGCCCGGGGCATATTAAGAAGATACTTTGCAACCCCGTTAAAACCAATCCAGTATTTTGCAGGTATCCTTGCTTTCATTATTGTTCTATCAATCGTCCAGGTCTTAATAATCCATGGCTGGTCAATATTTTTCCTTGATGTCAACCTTGATATATTAAATCTTGACTTTATCATTTATATGGTCTTTGCCCTGATTGTCTCAGTTTCAATCGGTTTCATGGTGCTCTCACTGGTTCAAAGCAGAGAGTCAGTCGGAGTAGTTAGTCAGGCCCTGACCTATCCAATGGCCTTTCTCAGCGGTATTTTCTTTGAAGTCACCGGGATGACAGGCATCCTTGGCCTGATAGTTGTCATCAACCCGATGACCTATCTCGTCAATGGTATGCGAGATATCCTCGGAGTCTATCCCAGCCCGACTTCTGATCTATTAAACCTTATCGTACCGGCAATCTGGCTAATAGTTTCAATAGTAATTTCAATGGTCAAATTCAGCTGGAACCCAGGAGGTGATTCTTGA